One Salvia splendens isolate huo1 chromosome 22, SspV2, whole genome shotgun sequence DNA segment encodes these proteins:
- the LOC121787695 gene encoding heterodimeric geranylgeranyl pyrophosphate synthase small subunit, chloroplastic-like has product MVFSSVIASTPHVCLPKIARPALRRTIRCSAASVSPGFDLKTYWTSLIREIDQKLDEAIPVKYPQQIYESMRYSVLAKGAKRAPPVMCVAACEIFGGNRLAAFPTACALEMVHAASLIHDDLPCMDDDPSRRGKPSNHTVFGEDMAILAGDALFPLGFQHIVSHTPTDLVPQTCLLRVIAEIARAVGSTGMAAGQFLDLEGGPNAVDLVQEKKFGEMGQCSAVCGGLLAGASDDEIEHLRKYGRAVGILYEVVDDIREAKQQSGEEDGSKGKGKGKSYVSVYGVEKAMEVAENLRSQAKKELDRLEKYGDKVMPLYSFVDYAADRYFGFEELV; this is encoded by the exons ATGGTTTTCTCTTCCGTAATTGCATCGACTCCCCACGTTTGCTTGCCGAAGATCGCCCGCCCCGCGCTCCGCCGCACGATTCGATGCTCCGCTGCGTCGGTTTCGCCGGGATTTGATCTCAAGACGTATTGGACGTCTCTAATTAGAGAAATCGATCAGAAGCTCGACGAGGCGATTCCTGTGAAGTACCCTCAGCAGATCTATGAATCGATGCGCTATTCGGTTTTAGCGAAAGGCGCTAAGAGAGCGCCGCCGGTTATGTGCGTCGCCGCCTGCGAGATTTTCGGCGGTAATCGCCTCGCCGCCTTCCCAACCGCCTGCGCTCTTGAGATG GTCCACGCTGCTTCACTGATACACGACGACTTGCCATGCATGGATGACGATCCATCAAGAAGAGGCAAGCCCTCCAACCACACAGTATTCGGTGAGGATATGGCAATATTAGCAGGGGATGCATTGTTCCCTCTCGGTTTCCAACATATTGTTTCGCACACCCCCACAGATCTCGTCCCTCAAACCTGCCTCCTCCGGGTCATTGCTGAGATCGCAAGGGCAGTGGGGTCCACCGGCATGGCTGCAGGTCAGTTTCTCGACCTCGAGGGTGGGCCGAACGCAGTCGATCTAGTGCAAGAGAAGAAGTTTGGCGAAATGGGGCAGTGCTCTGCTGTTTGTGGCGGCCTTCTTGCCGGTGCTTCGGATGATGAGATCGAGCACCTGAGGAAATATGGTCGGGCTGTGGGTATTCTGTATGAGGTGGTGGATGACATCCGGGAAGCGAAACAGCAGTCGGGAGAGGAGGATGGGAGCAAGGGTAAGGGTAAGGGTAAGAGTTATGTGTCTGTGTATGGAGTTGAGAAAGCAATGGAGGTGGCTGAGAATCTGAGATCCCAAGCAAAGAAAGAGTTGGATAGGTTGGAGAAATATGGTGATAAGGTTATGCCTTTATATAGCTTTGTTGATTATGCTGCTGATAGGTATTTTGGGTTTGAAGAATTAGTTTAA
- the LOC121787699 gene encoding V-type proton ATPase subunit B 2-like, protein MGVTQNTIDMEEGTLEIGMEYRTVSGVAGPLVILDKVKGPKYQEIVNIRLGDGTTRRGQVLEVDGEKAVVQVFEGTSGIDNKYTTVQFTGEVLKTPVSLDMLGRIFNGSGKPIDNGPPILPEAYLDISGSSINPSERTYPEEMIQTGISTIDVMNSIARGQKIPLFSAAGLPHNEIAAQICRQAGLVKRLEKTENLLEGGEEDNFAIVFAAMGVNMETAQFFKRDFEENGSMERVTLFLNLANDPTIERIITPRIALTTAEYLAYECGKHVLVILTDMSSYADALREVSAAREEVPGRRGYPGYMYTDLATIYERAGRIEGRKGSITQIPILTMPNDDITHPTPDLTGYITEGQIYIDRQLYNRQIYPPINVLPSLSRLMKSAIGEGMTRRDHSDVSNQLYANYAIGKDVQAMKAVVGEEALSSEDLLYLEFLDKFEKKFVAQGAYDTRNIFQSLDLAWTLLRIFPRELLHRIPAKTLDQYYSRDASN, encoded by the exons ATGGGTGTGACACAAAACACCATTGACATGGAGGAGGGAACACTAGAGATTGGAATGG AATATAGAACAGTCTCTGGTGTTGCTGGACCTCTTGTTATCCTAGACAAAGTCAAG GGACCCAAGTACCAGGAAATTGTCAACATTCGCTTGGGAGATGGAACAACCCGCCGGGGGCAAGTCCTGGAGGTTGATGGAGAGAAGGCTGTTGTCCAG GTTTTTGAAGGAACATCTGGAATTGACAACAAATACACTACTGTCCAGTTTACCGGGGAG GTTTTGAAAACACCGGTCTCATTGGACATGCTTGGTCGTATTTTTAATGGTTCTGGAAAGCCCATTGACAACGGCCCTCCTATTCTTCCAGAGGCCTACTTAGATATATCAG GGAGTTCCATCAATCCTAGTGAGAGAACCTATCCTGAAGAAATGATACAGACTGGAATTTCAACAATCGATGTCATGAACTCAATTGCCCGAGGTCAGAAGATTCCTCTATTTTCTGCTGCTGGTCTTCCCCACAATGAAATTGCTGCCCAGATTTGTCGCCAGGCAGGCTTGGTGAAACGTCTGGAGAAAACTGAGAATCTTCTTGAG GGTGGCGAAGAGGACAACTTTGCCATTGTCTTTGCAGCTATGGGAGTAAACATGGAGACAGCACAGTTCTTCAAACGTGATTTTGAGGAGAATGGGTCAATGGAGCGGGTGACCCTTTTCCTGAACTTG GCCAATGACCCTACAATAGAACGTATTATTACTCCTCGGATTGCCCTGACAACTGCAGAATACTTAGCATATGAATGTGGCAAGCATGTTCTTGTCATATTGACAGATATGAGTTCCTATGCTGATGCTCTTCGTGAG GTGTCTGCTGCTCGAGAGGAAGTTCCTGGGAGGCGTGGGTATCCTGGTTATATGTACACTGACCTGGCTACCATATACGAGCGAGCTGGACGTATTGAAGGACGAAAAGGATCCATTACTCAAATTCCTATATTAACCATGCCTAATGATG ATATTACACATCCTACCCCGGATCTCACGGGGTATATTACCGAGGGACAGATATACATTGACAGACAACTTTACAATAGGCAG ATATATCCTCCAATCAATGTGCTGCCATCCTTGTCTCGTCTAATGAAG AGTGCCATTGGTGAGGGAATGACACGTCGGGATCACTCTGATGTATCCAACCAG CTATATGCAAACTATGCCATTGGGAAGGATGTCCAGGCGATGAAAGCCGTGGTTGGTGAGGAAGCTCTTTCCTCCGAAGACCTG CTGTATCTCGAGTTCCTTGATAAATTCGAGAAGAAGTTTGTGGCGCAAGGAGCTTATGACACGCGCAACATCTTCCAGTCACTAGACTTGGCGTGGACCCTGCTTCGAATCTTTCCTAGGGAGCTTCTTCACCGCATTCCAGCCAAGACACTCGACCAATACTACAGCAGGGATGCGTCTAACTGA
- the LOC121787514 gene encoding probable protein phosphatase 2C 46, which translates to MLSGLMNFLRACFRPWADGYAHKGSDANGRQDGLLWYKDLGQHFNGEFSMAVVQANNLLEDQSQLESGCLSTTESGPYGTFVGIYDGHGGPETSRFINDHLFPHLKRFAAEHQSMSVEVIRKAFQATEDGFFSVVSRQWPTRPQIAAVGSCCLVGIICNGTLYIANLGDSRAVLGRLVKATGEVLAIQLSAEHNASFESVRQELHSLHPDDSHIVVLKHNVWRVKGLIQISRSIGDVYLKKAEFNREPLFQKFRLREPFKRPILSADPAIAVQQLLPHDQFIIFASDGLWEHLTNQEAVDLVQNHPHSGSARRLVKAALQEAAKKREMRYSDLKKIDRGVRRHFHDDITVVVLFIDSHLVSRASSGRSPNISVKGSGITIPPNHLAPFTTPAEPATT; encoded by the exons ATGTTATCGGGGTTAATGAACTTTTTGAGGGCCTGTTTTCGGCCATGGGCAGACGGGTATGCTCATAAAGGCTCGGATGCCAATGGCCGGCAGGATGGACTTCTATGGTATAAGGACTTGGGGCAGCATTTCAATGGGGAGTTCTCAATGGCTGTAGTTCAAGCAAATAATTTACTGGAGGATCAAAGCCAGCTCGAATCTGGTTGTTTGAGCACGACTGAGTCTGGCCCTTATGGCACCTTCGTGGGGATTTATGATGGGCATGGAGGTCCCGAGACCTCCCGGTTCATCAATGATCACCTCTTCCCACATCTAAAGA GGTTTGCGGCGGAGCATCAGTCGATGTCAGTAGAAGTTATTCGTAAGGCATTTCAAGCAACCGAGGATGGTTTCTTCTCAGTTGTTAGCAGACAATGGCCTACGAGACCACAGATTGCAGCGGTTGGTTCTTGTTGTCTTGTAGGAATAATCTGCAACGGAACTCTTTATATTGCGAATCTTGGTGATTCCCGTGCTGTTCTAGGAAGGCTTGTCAAGGCAACAGGGGAAGTACTTGCTATTCAGCTCTCAGCCGAGCACAATGCAAGTTTTGAGTCAGTGAGACAGGAGTTGCACTCTTTACACCCTGATGATTCACATATTGTAGTTTTAAAGCATAATGTATGGCGTGTGAAGGGTCTTATACAG ATCTCAAGATCAATTGGAGATGTGTATTTAAAAAAGGCTGAATTCAACAGGGAGCCACTATTCCAGAAATTCCGACTTCGTGAACCTTTCAAAAGACCTATTTTGAGCGCAGACCCTGCAATCGCTGTGCAACAGCTGTTGCCTCATGACCAATTCATCATATTTGCATCTGATGGCCTCTGGGAGCACCTTACCAACCAAGAGGCCGTTGATCTAGTCCAAAATCATCCGCACAGT GGGAGTGCTAGGAGATTAGTGAAAGCAGCTTTGCAAGAGGCAGCAAAGAAAAGGGAGATGAGGTATTCAGACCTGAAGAAAATCGACCGTGGAGTCCGTCGTCATTTCCACGACGACATAACTGTAGTGGTGTTGTTTATCGACTCTCATCTCGTGAGCAGGGCTAGTTCGGGCCGGAGCCCCAACATATCCGTGAAGGGGAGCGGCATCACCATCCCTCCAAATCACCTCGCGCCTTTCACAACACCAGCAGAACCGGCAACAACTTGA